From the genome of Papaver somniferum cultivar HN1 chromosome 2, ASM357369v1, whole genome shotgun sequence, one region includes:
- the LOC113349774 gene encoding uncharacterized protein LOC113349774, whose product MDDSSQLRNDMPQRLQSPFSSPPSSIPKQHQPINRFELHQHLNNSQIHAPMRNFSPNFSPDGNKRLGIPPSHPHMPPQSPFSQIPVSRLTTQQPGSQSFNQGPSHSRSLSQPSMFSLDSLPPMSPSPYRDSSSPSISEPASPDLSMDDRDSSSHTSSARGNSMHSLPPRKEHRRSMSDIPFGFSSMIHSPPPLIPFRGQNAFDQLAPTRDNLGMGKPIQLLKRETQGVIGSGKNGEGLGEMKSDGEVMDDMLSAYFNLDIVDTMNTSGNNENKNFHESREDLDSRASGSKTNGADSSDNEASSANESGCSVGRANISSSSEMKEGNKRSAGGDIAPTTRHVRSVSMDSFMGNLPSFGDDFLGMPPSPGTSQNNSADGNSNAFSLDFANGEFNGAELKKIMANEKLSEIAMADPKRAKRILANRQSAARSKERKMRYISELEHKVQTLQTEATTLSAQLTLLQRDSAGLSSQNNELKFRLQAMEQQAKLRDALNDTLTSEVQRLKIAIGEYGPDGRPSISLDQQRMNMFHMQRKQGSQLNFYQLQQQQQQQEQQQQKQNTAAAKQNSNQ is encoded by the exons ATGGATGACTCAAGTCAATTGCGAAACGATATGCCTCAAAGACTTCAATCTCCATTCAGTTCTCCACCGTCTTCTATTCCTAAACAACATCAACCAATTAATCGGTTTGAACTTCATCAGCACTTGAATAACTCTCAAATTCATGCTCCTATGAGGAATTTCTCCCCGAATTTCAGTCCAGACGGTAACAAAAGACTTGGTATACCTCCATCACATCCACACATGCCACCACAATCCCCTTTCTCACAAATCCCAGTATCTAGATTGACCACTCAGCAACCAGGTTCTCAGAGTTTCAATCAAGGGCCTTCTCATTCTAGGTCTCTGTCACAACCTTCAATGTTCTCGTTGGATTCTTTGCCCCCAATGAGCCCTTCGCCTTACCGGGACTCCTCATCACCTTCCATTTCCGAACCTGCTTCGCCTGATCTTTCAATGGATGATCGTGACAGTAGTTCACACACTTCTTCTGCACGAGGTAACTCTATGCATAGCCTTCCTCCTCGGAAAGAGCATAGACGGTCCATGAGTGATATCCCATTTGGATTCTCCTCAATGATCCATTCGCCACCTCCCCTTATCCCGTTCAGGGGCCAAAACGCCTTTGATCAGTTAGCACCTACTAGAGATAATTTGGGTATGGGCAAACCAATTCAGTTGTTGAAAAGGGAAACACAGGGCGTTATAGGTTCGGGTAAGAATGGTGAAGGGTTGGGGGAGATGAAATCAGACGGGGAAGTAATGGATGACATGTTATCTGCATATTTCAATTTGGATATTGTTGATACTATGAACACATCTGGGAACAACGAGAACAAGAATTTCCACGAGAGTCGCGAGGATTTAGATAGCAGAGCGAGTGGATCAAAGACCAATGGGGCAGACAGCAGCGACAATGAAGCAAGCAGTGCAAATGAAAGTGGCTGCAGCGTGGGTAGGGCAAATATAAGTTCATCTTCTGAAATGAAGGAAGGTAACAAAAGAAGTGCAGGTGGAGATATTGCTCCGACAACTCGTCATGTTAGAAGTGTTTCCATGGACAGTTTCATGGGTAACTTGCCAAGTTTTGGGGATGACTTCTTAGGAATGCCACCCTCTCCTGGAACCTCACAGAACAACTCTGCGGATGGAAACTCTAATGCTTTCAGCTTGGATTTCGCCAATGGGGAATTCAATGGAGCTGAACTGAAAAAGATAATGGCAAATGAGAAACTTTCTGAGATTGCAATGGCAGACCCTAAACGTGCCAAAAG GATTTTGGCTAATCGGCAATCTGCTGCTCGATCTAAAGAACGGAAGATGAGGTACATCTCAGAATTGGAACACAAAGTGCAGACTCTACAGACAGAAGCTACAACATTGTCTGCACAATTAACACTCTTACAG AGGGACTCAGCTGGGCTCTCTAGTCAGAACAATGAGTTGAAATTCCGCCTTCAAGCTATGGAGCAGCAGGCTAAATTGCGAGATG CTCTAAATGATACATTGACTTCTGAAGTTCAGCGATTGAAGATTGCTATTGGCGAATATGGTCCTGATGGTCGGCCTTCCATTAGTTTGGATCAACAACGGATGAATATGTTCCATATGCAGCGTAAGCAGGGTTCTCAGCTCAACTTCTACCaactgcagcagcagcaacagcaacaagaacAACAGCAACAGAAGCAGAACACCGcagctgcaaagcaaaactcgaACCAGTAA